Proteins found in one Microbacterium sp. SSM24 genomic segment:
- a CDS encoding ABC-F family ATP-binding cassette domain-containing protein, with the protein MPAHTSTPSVVLDRVSFAWPDGTIALDRVTGSFGTGRTGLVGRNGSGKSTLLRLIAGELAPDSGQLGRTADAAYLPQRLTLDVDRPVADLLGVEPVLRALRAIESGDADPRHFDAVGSDWDVEARAHAALAEAGLSPDMLDRTVGGLSGGEAVLTAIAGIRLRGAPIALLDEPTNNLDRDARARLRDMVRSWRGGLVVVSHDVALLELMDDTAELYDHELATFGGSYSEWRAWLDAEQDAARQSERAAAQAVRREKRERIAAETTISHRAAMGRKAQMEKRVPGIVAGGRKMAAQVSAGKLRGEKADRETAARAALDAAERRVRDDDTVKIDLPDPGVPAGRRIATIGDGERSWVIQGPERVALIGPNGAGKTTLLEGLLGRVGVRSSVGAGVAVPNSGDTPESVADTPSASPFLLSSAHTALHTDRVGYLPQRVDGLDETASVLENVREAASEVPVPELRNRLARFLIRGAAVDRPVATLSGGERFRVALARLLLADPPPQLLVFDEPTNNLDLDTVGQLVDALASYRGAVLVVSHDDAFLARIGVSLVLELAHDGSLSEG; encoded by the coding sequence ATGCCCGCCCACACCTCAACACCGTCCGTCGTGCTCGATCGCGTCTCGTTCGCGTGGCCCGACGGCACCATCGCCCTCGATCGCGTCACCGGCTCGTTCGGCACGGGCCGCACCGGCCTCGTCGGACGCAACGGCTCCGGCAAGTCGACGCTCCTGCGCCTCATCGCCGGTGAACTCGCGCCCGACAGCGGCCAGCTCGGCAGGACCGCGGATGCCGCGTACCTCCCGCAGCGACTGACGCTCGACGTCGATCGACCCGTCGCCGACCTGCTCGGCGTCGAGCCGGTGCTGCGCGCCCTGCGCGCGATCGAGTCCGGCGACGCCGACCCGCGTCATTTCGACGCGGTCGGCAGCGACTGGGACGTCGAAGCGCGCGCACACGCCGCCCTCGCCGAGGCCGGACTCTCCCCCGACATGCTCGACCGCACCGTCGGCGGACTTTCGGGCGGCGAAGCCGTGCTCACGGCGATCGCCGGCATCCGCCTGCGCGGTGCGCCCATCGCGCTGCTCGACGAGCCGACGAACAATCTGGACCGCGACGCGCGTGCGCGCCTGCGCGACATGGTGCGGTCGTGGCGCGGCGGGCTCGTCGTGGTGAGTCACGACGTCGCTCTGCTCGAGCTCATGGACGACACCGCCGAGCTCTACGACCACGAGCTCGCGACCTTCGGGGGCTCGTACTCCGAATGGCGCGCGTGGCTGGATGCCGAGCAGGACGCCGCACGGCAGTCCGAGCGCGCGGCCGCCCAGGCCGTGCGCCGCGAGAAGCGCGAGCGGATCGCCGCCGAGACGACGATCTCGCACCGCGCGGCGATGGGACGCAAGGCCCAGATGGAGAAGCGCGTGCCGGGGATCGTGGCAGGCGGCCGGAAGATGGCGGCCCAGGTCTCGGCCGGCAAGCTGCGCGGCGAGAAGGCGGATCGCGAGACCGCCGCCCGCGCGGCGCTCGACGCCGCCGAACGCCGGGTCCGCGACGACGACACCGTGAAGATCGACCTGCCCGATCCCGGCGTCCCGGCCGGACGCCGCATCGCGACGATCGGCGACGGCGAACGGTCGTGGGTCATCCAGGGACCCGAGCGGGTCGCGCTGATCGGGCCGAACGGCGCCGGGAAGACCACGCTGCTCGAAGGGCTGCTCGGGAGGGTCGGGGTCCGGTCGAGCGTCGGGGCCGGTGTCGCTGTACCGAACTCAGGAGACACGCCGGAAAGCGTCGCCGACACGCCATCGGCGAGCCCGTTCCTCCTGAGTTCCGCGCACACCGCGCTGCACACCGACCGCGTCGGCTACCTGCCGCAGCGTGTCGACGGCCTCGACGAGACGGCCTCGGTGCTCGAGAACGTGCGGGAGGCGGCATCCGAGGTTCCCGTGCCCGAGCTGCGGAACCGGCTCGCGCGGTTCCTCATCCGGGGCGCCGCGGTGGATCGGCCGGTCGCCACCCTGTCGGGTGGCGAGCGGTTCCGGGTCGCGCTCGCGCGGCTGCTGCTGGCCGACCCGCCGCCGCAGCTGCTCGTCTTCGACGAGCCGACGAACAACCTCGACCTCGACACGGTCGGGCAGCTCGTCGACGCGCTCGCCTCCTATCGCGGGGCCGTGCTCGTGGTCAGCCATGACGACGCGTTCCTCGCGCGCATCGGCGTGAGCCTCGTGCTCGAGCTCGCGCACGACGGGAGTCTCAGCGAGGGGTGA
- a CDS encoding PspC domain-containing protein, with amino-acid sequence MSRLVRPRAGRLLAGVCAGIAGRFSTSVTAVRILTLIGMVFFGLSFWIYLVLWILLPDET; translated from the coding sequence ATGAGCCGACTGGTCAGGCCGAGAGCGGGTCGCCTTCTCGCAGGAGTCTGCGCGGGGATCGCCGGGCGCTTCTCGACGAGCGTCACGGCGGTGCGCATCCTCACCCTCATCGGGATGGTGTTCTTCGGACTGTCGTTCTGGATCTACCTCGTGCTGTGGATCCTGCTCCCCGACGAGACCTGA
- a CDS encoding alpha/beta hydrolase translates to MSTPLDGDAVLWSDAPGTRVGRPLLVLLHGYGSDERDLFGLVPYLPPEFAVAAVRAPLAPPFPAPGYSWYPIEGLENRDPAHVTAAATQLIEWADAAAGAHPSIGLLGFSQGAAVALQALRLDPARFAFAVNLSGYVTPGDLPGDAALAERRPPVFWGRGTNDDVIPGFLVDHSTEWLPTHVDLSGRVYPGLTHSVSEQELADVRVFLDKRLADTDD, encoded by the coding sequence GTGAGCACTCCCCTCGACGGTGACGCCGTGCTGTGGTCCGACGCGCCGGGCACCCGCGTCGGCCGCCCCCTGCTCGTGCTGCTCCACGGGTACGGGTCCGATGAGCGCGACCTCTTCGGGCTCGTGCCGTACCTGCCTCCGGAGTTCGCCGTCGCCGCCGTCCGCGCCCCGCTCGCACCGCCGTTCCCCGCGCCGGGCTACTCCTGGTACCCCATCGAAGGGCTCGAGAACCGCGACCCCGCGCACGTCACCGCCGCCGCTACGCAGCTCATCGAATGGGCGGATGCTGCGGCCGGCGCTCACCCCTCCATCGGCCTGCTCGGCTTCTCGCAGGGCGCGGCCGTGGCGCTGCAGGCCCTGCGCCTCGATCCGGCGCGGTTCGCGTTCGCGGTGAACCTGTCGGGCTACGTCACCCCGGGCGACCTCCCCGGCGACGCCGCGCTCGCCGAGAGACGGCCGCCCGTGTTCTGGGGCCGCGGGACGAACGACGACGTGATCCCCGGATTCCTCGTCGACCACTCGACCGAATGGCTGCCGACGCACGTCGACCTCAGCGGACGCGTCTACCCCGGCCTCACCCACAGCGTCTCGGAGCAGGAGCTCGCGGACGTGCGGGTCTTCCTCGACAAGCGTCTCGCCGACACCGACGACTGA
- a CDS encoding DUF3558 domain-containing protein, translated as MPRRGPGTDRFSRPHLLRRIMRRSPFAAALPVVAVVLTLTGCAATAPVETPAASPTSAPSATPTIEPIVIGPAEMPPVPFDGDCAKALTPEDIAAVTGRNLLLDEFRNFEPLIDNVGGLRCSWSGDGGQMAIAVMPRSGLDGAEIPAELTATYFEDCGWVCSWQGGDDAVWTAVSFQFDDGMTREVVDGWGSTLGPRVVRNYVSSAGEPWVRDRTGWWPTFECQALADAVGTQLGTDLVGLQYGPEHLGAPEQTLAILAGRETACILQDAGGELNLLLSTEAGLGGSFREAPESAPTAPVDLGVPGITAQTRGESGFSVADGVNRADLYVYESALPLRDIAVAVAAAAASDFQ; from the coding sequence ATGCCGCGCCGCGGCCCCGGCACAGATAGATTCTCTCGACCGCATCTACTGAGGAGGATCATGCGCCGCTCGCCATTCGCCGCTGCTCTGCCTGTTGTCGCGGTCGTCCTGACCCTGACCGGCTGCGCCGCGACCGCACCGGTGGAGACCCCCGCCGCGTCGCCGACGTCGGCGCCTTCGGCAACGCCGACGATCGAGCCCATCGTCATCGGGCCGGCCGAGATGCCGCCCGTCCCGTTCGACGGGGACTGCGCGAAGGCCCTCACCCCGGAAGACATCGCCGCGGTGACGGGCAGGAACCTCCTCCTCGATGAGTTCAGGAACTTCGAGCCGTTGATCGACAACGTCGGGGGTCTGCGGTGTTCGTGGAGCGGTGACGGCGGGCAGATGGCGATCGCCGTCATGCCGCGGTCCGGGCTCGACGGCGCGGAGATCCCCGCGGAACTGACTGCGACGTACTTCGAGGATTGCGGGTGGGTCTGCTCGTGGCAGGGCGGCGATGATGCCGTCTGGACCGCAGTCTCGTTCCAATTCGACGATGGCATGACGCGCGAGGTCGTCGACGGGTGGGGAAGCACTCTCGGGCCGCGAGTCGTCAGAAATTACGTGAGCTCCGCCGGCGAGCCCTGGGTGCGCGATCGCACGGGATGGTGGCCGACGTTCGAGTGCCAGGCCCTCGCTGACGCGGTAGGAACGCAACTGGGAACCGACCTCGTGGGCTTGCAGTACGGCCCCGAGCACCTGGGCGCGCCGGAGCAGACCCTGGCGATCTTGGCGGGTCGCGAGACTGCCTGCATACTGCAGGACGCAGGAGGCGAGCTGAACCTGCTTCTGTCTACGGAAGCCGGCCTCGGAGGGTCGTTCAGGGAAGCGCCCGAATCGGCGCCGACTGCCCCAGTCGACCTCGGCGTCCCCGGTATCACCGCACAGACGCGCGGGGAGTCGGGGTTCTCCGTGGCCGATGGAGTGAACCGCGCGGACCTCTACGTCTACGAATCCGCTCTTCCGCTCCGCGACATCGCCGTGGCCGTCGCGGCGGCTGCGGCATCCGATTTCCAGTGA
- a CDS encoding TetR/AcrR family transcriptional regulator translates to MANTQTGRTKPTRKPRLDRDTIVAAALELASAPGVASVSFRDLGARLGVDPTAVYRHFRSKDELMGALFDHLTELGLQEIVAPPEQWQDRLRQLALGSREWLSRYPAVGAEAMLLTTNGPSEHRAMEIILDAFTRAGLKGDDLVRHYALFAMQALSGSANAARARAQRPGESDTLWLDAPLLVDPHEFPLIAENGGRLAEIRDQSLYLAAVDMVIASAERTAAAS, encoded by the coding sequence GTGGCGAACACGCAGACCGGCCGCACGAAGCCGACCCGCAAGCCCCGCCTCGATCGCGACACGATCGTGGCGGCGGCGCTCGAGCTCGCCTCGGCGCCGGGAGTGGCGAGCGTCTCGTTCCGCGACCTGGGAGCCCGCCTCGGCGTCGATCCCACCGCCGTCTACCGCCATTTCCGGAGCAAGGACGAGCTGATGGGAGCGCTGTTCGATCACCTCACCGAGCTCGGCCTGCAGGAGATCGTCGCCCCGCCCGAACAGTGGCAGGACCGACTGCGCCAGCTGGCGCTGGGCTCGCGCGAGTGGCTCAGCCGGTACCCGGCCGTCGGCGCCGAGGCGATGCTGCTGACGACCAACGGACCGTCCGAGCACCGTGCGATGGAGATCATCCTCGACGCGTTCACCCGCGCAGGACTCAAGGGCGACGACCTGGTGCGGCACTACGCGCTCTTCGCGATGCAGGCGCTGTCGGGCAGCGCGAACGCCGCGCGCGCCCGCGCGCAGCGCCCCGGCGAATCCGACACGCTGTGGCTCGACGCGCCGCTGCTCGTCGATCCGCACGAGTTCCCCCTCATCGCCGAGAACGGGGGGCGCCTGGCCGAGATCCGCGACCAGTCGCTCTACCTCGCCGCCGTCGACATGGTCATCGCTTCGGCGGAGCGCACCGCCGCGGCATCCTGA